Genomic window (Chryseobacterium bernardetii):
CGCTATCATACTTAGCTTTTAATAAAGCATTTTTTCTATTTAATTCTTTAGCTTGGTCATAGATTTTCTGAAGAAGATGCATATTTTCTACCATATCTTCCTGAGTCACTTCACTAAGATTTTTTTTCTTGAAAATTCTTTCTAATTCAGCTCTAAGACTTACAAATTCAGGATCTAGCTGATCAAAATTAGTTTGTAAAGATTCTCTGGCTTTCCGTAGAATGTTTTTAAATTCATCAGCAAGTACCAATTCACTTTCATCGACTTTAACAAATTGAAAAATTATATCCTCTAAAGCTTCATTTAACAGATTTCGGTTAGCTTCCTCATTTCCGATGCTTTCTACAAGGTTTAGATTGTCAAGTCGATTTTGCGTTTCAATTAATAGACGATTGAGAAGTTCAAAATCTGTTAAGCCTTTTAAAGCTTCATAACCATTTAAGGCAATTAGGTTTTTTAACTCTTTTGCAGTTCGTAAAGCCTTTACAAGTCTAAGAAGTTCTTGCTTGTCATTTAATTCAGCAATTTGTTGAGAAAATAATTCTTTATTTTGAGTATCATAATGAAATAATGTATCTTTTATTTCTTCAATCTCTTGTCTAATTTCTTCTTCAGATTTAAATAGATGAGAGTACATTTCTATTTCATCACCCAGCTGTTCCTGTAATTCATCAAAATAGAGTTTATTGGTACGATCAAACGCCTTTGAAATGTCAGCAAAATCTACTACATATCCGTATCGGTACTTTTTGTAAGGACGATTAACTCTGGTAAGTGTTTGTAATAAATTATGATCTTGGATGACCCGCGCTAAATATAATTTTTTCAATCGTTTAGCATCAAAGCCTGTTAACAGCATATTATAAACAAACAAAATATCGACGTGCCCTTTTTTATACGCCTTTATAAGTTCCTTTCTAACCTGCTTGTCATTTTCATCGTGTAAAATTAAAGAAGCAGTCAATTTTGGTTCTTCTTTCAAGCCGTATTTTGCTCTTGGTTCTGCAACCATCAATACGCTTGCATCTGTTTCCTGTTCGCCATATTTCTCCTGAAATAAACGAAATAATTCTTTTGCCTGGTCTGCAGAATCACAAACTACCATCCCTCCTAGAGTAGTATCTTGCTGATCTTTACGGAATTTTATTAAATCATTACAGATATAATCTAACAGTGGCTCTGCAAACTTTGTATTTTTGTAGATGTCTTTTGCCGAAATATCACCTCGCAAAACTTTAATCTCATCAATGACATTCTGCATTTGCATTTTAAAATTGCCCTCTATTTGCTCTCTTATCAATCTTAGCGTATATCCATCAGCAATAGACATATTGTAGTAATATTTATGGATATAATTTCCAAAAAGTAGTTTTGAATCATAATCTTTTGCTACTTCCTTCAATAAAGGTGTTCCGGTAAGCGCAATTTTGATTGCATTTTTATCAGAATTAATAAGGTTTGCAAGATAATTTCCCTTCGGGTTATATGAGCGATGTGCTTCATCTAAAAAATAAATCCGTTGAACATTGATATCATAATTTACATTTTTTAGAACAGTAGCATCCTCAGAAAACTTCTGAATATTAACGACCGTAATTTCAGGCTTACCACTATCATTATGGATTGCACCAACAGTTTGTAAATCGTTCACA
Coding sequences:
- a CDS encoding type I restriction endonuclease; protein product: MSFNEDSRVKIPAILHLLRLGYQYISLKNQNRIEENNIFPSIFLSKIAEINSISETEAQKVLDEINLELDFEDLGKKFYERLTSTSGIKLIDFENFSNNDFHITTELTCKSGDEEYRPDITFLVNGIPLAFVEVKKPHNKDGVIAERRRMNERFANKHFRRFANITQLMVFSNNMNYEDGIVEPIFGAYYATSAYSNILFNYFREDLDYPVKERLSELSEDKELEILRDNNLVVVKHNPDFITNKNENSPTNKIITSLFSKERLKFILQFAIAYVEEEDNGKPVYQKHIMRYPQIFATQAIAAKIDSGQNKGIIWHTQGSGKTALAFYNVKHLTHYFSKKHIIPKFYFIVDRLDLLIQASTEFSNRGLKVNPVNSKADFVNDLQTVGAIHNDSGKPEITVVNIQKFSEDATVLKNVNYDINVQRIYFLDEAHRSYNPKGNYLANLINSDKNAIKIALTGTPLLKEVAKDYDSKLLFGNYIHKYYYNMSIADGYTLRLIREQIEGNFKMQMQNVIDEIKVLRGDISAKDIYKNTKFAEPLLDYICNDLIKFRKDQQDTTLGGMVVCDSADQAKELFRLFQEKYGEQETDASVLMVAEPRAKYGLKEEPKLTASLILHDENDKQVRKELIKAYKKGHVDILFVYNMLLTGFDAKRLKKLYLARVIQDHNLLQTLTRVNRPYKKYRYGYVVDFADISKAFDRTNKLYFDELQEQLGDEIEMYSHLFKSEEEIRQEIEEIKDTLFHYDTQNKELFSQQIAELNDKQELLRLVKALRTAKELKNLIALNGYEALKGLTDFELLNRLLIETQNRLDNLNLVESIGNEEANRNLLNEALEDIIFQFVKVDESELVLADEFKNILRKARESLQTNFDQLDPEFVSLRAELERIFKKKNLSEVTQEDMVENMHLLQKIYDQAKELNRKNALLKAKYDSDDKYARIHKRLSEKGTLNTKESQLHRALMQVKLQVDETITNQEEMVKNEAYFKRYLMQIVVNEFKKKENIGLDFPTTERINQLISQEYLQQYQ